CTACAGTTACTGAGAATGCAGCAAAAGGCACTAATATCATAACTGTTAATGCTACAGACCCAGATAGTGGATCGAATGGTTACATAACATATTCAATTTCAAACGTGAAGAGCAATGTAGCTGATTTGTTGTCCATAGATCAAGTGtctggtgttttgtgtgtttcggGCCCAATAGATTTTgagaaggacaaaaaaattGAGCTCAGAATCGATGCCAAAGATCAGGGAGGATTGACAGATTCAAGTAAAGTGATAATTGAAGTAATTGATGTCAATGACAACGCTCCTACTATTAGCGTCATGTCATTCACTAGTCCTGTGTCAGAGGACTCTCCTCCTGGTACAACTATTGGGATTATAAATGTAAAAGACCTTGATTCAGGTGACAACGGACAGGTAACATGTAAGATAGAACAAAATGCgcctttcagaataaaatctACCTTACGGAATTACTATACTTTGGTGACAGATACTGTGTTAGATAGAGAAACAGTTTCAGAGCATAACATCACTGTAGTTGCGACAGATGCAGGAATGCCTCCTCTCTcaacaaaaagaacatttaatttaaaggtTTCTGATGTGAACGATAATGCTCCAGTGTTTTCACAGAATATTTACAATGCTTTTATTGCAGAGAATAACTCTCCAGGCGTTTCTCTTCTCACTGTTAGAGCTAAAGATCCAGATGAAAACCAAAACGCCCGCATATCTTATATTCTTGATGATTCTGCTCTAGACGGATCTCCGGTGTCTCACTGTGTGTCCGTTTGTGCTGAAAGCGGAGTAATACATGCAGTGCGCTCATTTGATTATGAACAAGTAAAACAGCTGGTATTCGTCGTCAAAGCGCAGGATGGAGGCTCCCCTCCACTCAGTAgtaatgtgactgtgaaattaaTGATCCAGGACCAGAACGACAACCCTCCTCAGGTGCTGTACCCAGTCCAGACTGGTGGCTCTGTGGTGGCTGAGATGGTGCCTCGTTCAGCAGATGTGGGCTACCTGGTGACTAAAGTGGTGGCTGTTGATGTGGACTCTGGACAGAATGCCTGGCTCTCCTATAAACTGCAGAAAGCCACAGACAGGGCGCTGTTTGAAGTGGGCTTACAGAATGGAGAAATCAGAACTATCCGCCAAGTGACTGATAAAGATGCTGTGAAACAAAGACTGACTGTTATAGTGGAGGACAACGGGCAGCCTTCTCGTTCAGCTACAGTCATTGTTAATGTGGCAGTGGCGGACAGCTTCCCTGAAGTGCTGTCTGAGTTCACTGACTTTACACACGACAAGGAGTACAACGACAACCTGACTTTTTACTTAGTGTTGGCTTTGGCTGTAGTTTCCTTCCTCTTCATCACGTGTTTGGTGGTTATTATATCAGTGAAAATCTACAGATGGAGACAGTCTCGCATCCTGTATCACTCCAATCTGCCTGTGATTCCATATTATCCACCACGTTACTCAGACACTTTGGGGACAGGGACTCTGCAGCACGTGTACAATTACGAGGTGTGCAGGACGACTGACTCTAGAAAGAGTGATA
This window of the Plectropomus leopardus isolate mb unplaced genomic scaffold, YSFRI_Pleo_2.0 unplaced_scaffold21174, whole genome shotgun sequence genome carries:
- the LOC121965678 gene encoding protocadherin beta-11-like, translating into MNKIHLEEWILLNPERRISVLFPPWKISLFDMAYQQPLCKCRVYFGPQRVMLLLLLYSFNIVAGQIRYSIPEEMKKGSLIGNIAQDLGLDLKRLRSGRARIVTGESIQYTELKTDKGILVVNERIDREQLCGDVTPCSFSFEIILENPMELHHITIEVLDVNDHHPVFKKTDIMLDISESANVGARFVLDSAEDLDVGVNGLQNYVLTSNDNFVLKQHVNPDGSKYAEMVLQKQLDREEAPHIALKLIAVDGGNPPRSGTVNININVLDANDNAPAFNQTVYKATVTENAAKGTNIITVNATDPDSGSNGYITYSISNVKSNVADLLSIDQVSGVLCVSGPIDFEKDKKIELRIDAKDQGGLTDSSKVIIEVIDVNDNAPTISVMSFTSPVSEDSPPGTTIGIINVKDLDSGDNGQVTCKIEQNAPFRIKSTLRNYYTLVTDTVLDRETVSEHNITVVATDAGMPPLSTKRTFNLKVSDVNDNAPVFSQNIYNAFIAENNSPGVSLLTVRAKDPDENQNARISYILDDSALDGSPVSHCVSVCAESGVIHAVRSFDYEQVKQLVFVVKAQDGGSPPLSSNVTVKLMIQDQNDNPPQVLYPVQTGGSVVAEMVPRSADVGYLVTKVVAVDVDSGQNAWLSYKLQKATDRALFEVGLQNGEIRTIRQVTDKDAVKQRLTVIVEDNGQPSRSATVIVNVAVADSFPEVLSEFTDFTHDKEYNDNLTFYLVLALAVVSFLFITCLVVIISVKIYRWRQSRILYHSNLPVIPYYPPRYSDTLGTGTLQHVYNYEVCRTTDSRKSDMKYMQPISQSLVSVDGAGTDTPQVDNQLSGNCSQMSTL